Proteins encoded together in one Entomobacter blattae window:
- the rplK gene encoding 50S ribosomal protein L11 translates to MAKKIVGYIKLQIPAGKANPSPPVGPALGQRGLNIMEFCKQFNAATQSLEPGMPIPVVITAYADRTFSFITKTPPNTYFLLKAAKVSKGGTTVGKGSPVGKITTAQLREIAEQKMKDMNANDIEGAVKMLAGSARSMGLTVVEG, encoded by the coding sequence ATGGCCAAGAAAATTGTTGGCTACATTAAACTGCAAATTCCTGCAGGCAAGGCTAACCCTTCCCCTCCTGTTGGTCCGGCTTTGGGGCAACGTGGGCTCAATATTATGGAATTTTGCAAACAATTCAACGCCGCAACACAGTCACTGGAGCCAGGCATGCCAATTCCGGTGGTGATTACGGCTTATGCTGATCGTACGTTTAGTTTCATTACCAAAACTCCTCCTAACACCTATTTTCTGTTAAAGGCTGCTAAAGTCTCCAAAGGTGGTACAACTGTTGGTAAAGGCAGCCCTGTTGGAAAAATCACCACTGCACAGTTGCGTGAAATAGCCGAACAGAAAATGAAGGATATGAACGCTAACGATATTGAGGGTGCAGTCAAAATGCTTGCAGGTTCTGCCCGTTCTATGGGTCTTACTGTGGTGGAGGGTTAA